One segment of Cellulosilyticum sp. I15G10I2 DNA contains the following:
- the cas1b gene encoding type I-B CRISPR-associated endonuclease Cas1b, with translation MSESMYLFSDGELKRKDNVLRMTAPDGSFKDIKINVTRDIYLFGEVSLNTKTLNYAGQLSIPIHIFNYYGFYTGSFYPKETNVSGKLLIEQVMHYTNKEQQLEIAKAFIEAASYNILRNIRYYNERGRDFEDTTSQVKVLRNEIERTKDIHTLMGVEGNIRKIYYSCWTSIIKQEVDFEKRVKRPPDNMVNTLISFVNSLVYTSCLSEIYVTQLNPTISFLHSPGERRFSLSLDVSEIFKPLVADRLIFSMLNKNMITEKDFEQDSNYYYLKEGGRKKVLKEYDECLSRTIKHKELNRDVSYRHLMRLECYKLIKHLMGDKKYEGFKIWW, from the coding sequence ATGTCTGAAAGTATGTATCTATTCTCTGACGGGGAATTAAAGCGTAAAGATAACGTTTTAAGGATGACAGCTCCTGATGGTAGTTTTAAAGATATAAAAATCAATGTAACAAGGGATATCTATCTTTTTGGAGAAGTATCTTTAAATACCAAAACCTTGAATTATGCAGGGCAGCTATCAATTCCTATACATATTTTTAATTATTATGGATTCTATACAGGCAGTTTTTATCCCAAGGAAACTAATGTTTCGGGCAAGCTTCTAATAGAGCAGGTTATGCATTATACGAATAAAGAGCAGCAACTTGAAATTGCAAAAGCTTTTATTGAAGCAGCCAGTTATAATATTTTAAGGAATATAAGATATTATAATGAGCGTGGTCGAGATTTTGAAGATACTACTTCTCAAGTAAAAGTATTGCGTAATGAAATAGAACGAACTAAAGATATCCATACTTTAATGGGTGTGGAAGGTAATATCAGAAAGATATATTATAGTTGTTGGACGAGTATTATAAAACAAGAAGTAGATTTTGAAAAGCGTGTAAAAAGACCGCCAGATAACATGGTTAATACTTTAATTTCCTTTGTCAATTCGTTAGTCTATACCAGTTGTCTTTCAGAAATTTATGTAACACAGCTTAATCCTACAATAAGCTTTTTACATAGTCCTGGTGAAAGAAGGTTCTCACTTTCTTTAGATGTTTCAGAGATATTTAAACCTCTGGTAGCTGACCGACTGATTTTTTCAATGCTAAATAAAAATATGATAACAGAAAAAGATTTTGAACAAGATTCAAATTATTATTATCTGAAGGAAGGCGGAAGGAAAAAAGTATTGAAAGAATATGATGAGTGTCTTAGTAGAACAATTAAGCATAAAGAACTTAATAGGGATGTATCTTATCGGCATCTCATGCGATTAGAGTGCTATAAATTAATTAAGCATCTAATGGGTGATAAAAAATATGAAGGGTTCAAAATTTGGTGGTAA
- the cas2 gene encoding CRISPR-associated endonuclease Cas2: MKGSKFGGNMYVVLIYDVEVEGSGAKASRNIFKTCKKYLTHVQKSVFEGDITPALLQQLKLELNKYIRKDKDSIIIFKSREERWMKKEFWGKEDKKTSNFF, encoded by the coding sequence ATGAAGGGTTCAAAATTTGGTGGTAATATGTATGTTGTTCTTATTTATGATGTAGAGGTTGAGGGTAGTGGAGCAAAGGCATCGCGAAATATATTCAAAACGTGTAAAAAATATCTGACACATGTTCAAAAATCTGTTTTTGAAGGAGATATAACACCTGCTTTACTACAACAATTGAAATTGGAGTTAAACAAATATATTAGAAAAGATAAAGATTCTATTATTATTTTTAAAAGCAGAGAAGAAAGATGGATGAAAAAAGAGTTCTGGGGTAAAGAAGATAAAAAAACATCTAATTTTTTCTAA
- a CDS encoding CRISPR-associated helicase/endonuclease Cas3 translates to MIIDERFIAKTIPTRKDIQGHTDDLLRNLELIKEIYPNLKVDWDLLRFACIYHDLGKMNARFQAAVHGKGKKTGIPHGLLSLGFIDVDYLEEKEYSEQDIKILFHAVAYHHERDINYSLNEICDEIKTLKDSFEVFEYSKLPTRFFDPKFDKLFFHPGQRLYEDKDDTYFFQYVMLKGLLNRIDHAASAEISVEYKDDFLMKSMKELLKKWKEEKPESKWNDLQQYMLGHQNENVIVIAQTGMGKTEAGLLWLGDNKGFFTLPLKSAINAIYARVKNGIVVEDIENRVGLLHSDTLKVYLEREEELSKEKNKEDEILEYQFENYYTSTKQLSLPLTICTLDQIFDFVYRYRGFESKLATLSYSKIIIDEIQMYAPELVAYLIIGLSYITKLGGKYAILTATLPGVVRDLMTLEGIQPPQIEIFTNEWIRHSLKVIEASIDEDKSISQMVNAFDGKKVLVICNTIKRAKLVYEKLKKALEEYGKSSIYLLHSGFIRTDRSEKENRIMETGKKGSKKHEIWVSTQIVEASLDIDFDCLFTELSDLNGLFQRMGRCYRHRTLDVDYNCFIFTGGSEKCSGIGANSVIEPEIHELSKEALKFNGEISEDRKVKMIDEVYSIKKLKDTSYYTKIETTLRYVKSITEYEYTKRDINTRFRDIKQTAVIPLPVYLEHQADINKNLEILKDTFHISKKERNKAREAIRDLMVPVHSSLAINTIFEKMVGKGIEIIVVDAGYSTEEGISFEKTKNKEYQDVENRMF, encoded by the coding sequence ATGATTATTGACGAAAGATTCATTGCTAAGACCATTCCAACGAGAAAAGATATTCAAGGGCATACCGATGATCTGTTACGCAATTTGGAACTCATAAAGGAGATATATCCTAACTTAAAAGTAGACTGGGACTTATTAAGGTTTGCCTGTATCTACCATGATCTGGGGAAAATGAATGCTAGGTTTCAAGCAGCAGTTCATGGAAAAGGCAAAAAAACAGGAATTCCTCATGGCCTATTGAGCCTAGGATTTATTGATGTTGATTATTTAGAAGAAAAAGAATACAGCGAACAGGATATCAAAATCTTGTTTCATGCAGTAGCTTATCACCATGAAAGAGATATCAATTATAGTTTAAATGAGATTTGCGATGAGATAAAAACATTAAAAGATAGTTTTGAAGTATTTGAGTATTCGAAGCTTCCTACCAGATTTTTTGATCCTAAGTTTGATAAATTATTTTTTCACCCAGGACAAAGGCTCTATGAGGATAAAGATGACACCTATTTCTTTCAATATGTTATGTTAAAAGGTCTTTTGAATCGCATTGATCATGCGGCTAGTGCAGAGATATCTGTAGAATATAAAGATGATTTTCTTATGAAATCCATGAAAGAGCTTTTAAAGAAATGGAAAGAAGAAAAACCAGAGAGTAAATGGAATGATTTGCAACAATATATGTTAGGACATCAAAATGAAAATGTTATCGTTATTGCACAGACAGGAATGGGAAAAACGGAAGCCGGCTTATTGTGGCTAGGGGATAATAAAGGCTTCTTCACCCTCCCTCTGAAGAGTGCCATTAATGCAATATATGCTCGGGTTAAAAATGGTATCGTTGTAGAAGATATTGAAAATCGAGTAGGACTGCTTCATTCCGATACACTTAAAGTATATTTAGAACGGGAAGAAGAGCTGTCAAAAGAAAAAAATAAAGAAGATGAGATCTTAGAATATCAATTTGAAAATTATTATACCAGTACAAAGCAGTTGTCCTTACCGCTAACTATTTGTACATTGGATCAGATTTTTGATTTTGTATACCGCTACAGAGGATTTGAATCGAAGCTTGCCACCCTTTCTTATTCCAAAATTATTATTGATGAAATACAGATGTATGCACCAGAACTTGTGGCGTATCTAATTATTGGCTTATCTTATATCACAAAGCTTGGAGGTAAATACGCCATATTGACGGCAACGCTACCTGGAGTAGTAAGAGATCTAATGACATTAGAAGGTATTCAACCTCCCCAAATTGAGATATTTACAAACGAATGGATAAGACACAGTCTTAAGGTTATTGAAGCATCTATAGATGAAGACAAAAGCATTTCACAAATGGTTAACGCTTTTGATGGCAAGAAAGTTCTTGTAATTTGTAATACTATTAAAAGAGCTAAGTTAGTCTATGAAAAGTTAAAGAAGGCATTAGAGGAATATGGTAAGTCAAGTATTTATTTATTACATAGTGGTTTTATAAGGACTGATAGAAGCGAAAAAGAAAATAGGATTATGGAAACTGGTAAAAAGGGTAGTAAAAAACATGAAATATGGGTAAGTACTCAAATTGTTGAAGCTTCGCTGGATATCGATTTCGACTGTCTTTTTACTGAGTTATCTGACCTTAATGGTTTGTTTCAGAGAATGGGAAGATGCTATCGCCACAGAACATTAGATGTAGATTATAACTGCTTTATATTTACTGGAGGCAGTGAGAAGTGTAGTGGTATAGGAGCTAATTCAGTGATTGAACCAGAAATACATGAATTATCAAAAGAAGCGCTTAAATTTAATGGAGAAATAAGTGAAGACAGAAAGGTGAAAATGATAGATGAAGTCTACTCGATTAAAAAGCTTAAAGATACTTCATATTATACAAAGATAGAAACGACTCTTCGGTATGTAAAAAGCATAACAGAGTATGAGTATACAAAGCGGGATATTAATACAAGATTTCGCGATATCAAGCAAACAGCAGTCATCCCACTACCTGTATATCTTGAACATCAAGCAGATATTAATAAAAATCTAGAAATACTTAAAGATACATTCCATATTTCAAAAAAAGAGAGAAATAAAGCAAGAGAAGCTATTAGAGATTTGATGGTGCCAGTACATAGTAGCTTGGCGATAAATACCATTTTTGAGAAGATGGTGGGAAAAGGCATCGAGATCATTGTAGTTGATGCAGGGTATAGCACTGAAGAAGGAATAAGCTTTGAAAAAACAAAAAATAAAGAGTATCAAGATGTGGAAAATAGAATGTTTTAA
- the cas4 gene encoding CRISPR-associated protein Cas4 — MRITGTMFYYYFVCKRKLWYFINNITLEKENDNVLLGKLLDESSYGREDKQILIDETVNIDFIRDWKVLHEIKKSKSIEEASIWQVKYYLYFLNQRDIQVEKGVLDYPKLKQRKEIYLEKGDTEQITNILKDIEHIASQEISPPIIHSKICKACAYYEFCYI; from the coding sequence TTGCGAATTACAGGGACTATGTTCTATTATTACTTTGTTTGTAAGCGAAAGCTTTGGTACTTTATAAATAACATCACCTTGGAAAAAGAAAATGACAATGTGCTCCTTGGTAAACTACTAGATGAAAGCAGTTATGGTAGAGAAGATAAACAAATTTTAATAGATGAAACAGTTAATATTGACTTTATTAGAGATTGGAAAGTACTCCATGAAATTAAAAAAAGTAAAAGTATTGAGGAAGCCTCTATATGGCAGGTGAAATATTACCTGTATTTTTTAAATCAACGTGATATTCAGGTAGAAAAAGGCGTACTAGACTATCCAAAGCTTAAACAAAGAAAGGAAATTTACTTAGAAAAAGGAGACACTGAACAAATTACTAATATTTTAAAAGATATTGAGCATATTGCGAGTCAGGAAATAAGTCCTCCTATCATTCATTCAAAGATATGTAAGGCTTGTGCCTATTATGAATTTTGCTATATATAA
- a CDS encoding pirin family protein, with protein MKNHIRTIKKIITGQKAVDGAGVKLIRIFGYHETKEFDPFLMMDAFDSTDPKDYVKGFPWHPHRGIETITYLVKGDIEHGDSLGNKGSILDGQCQWMTSGSGIIHQEMPQPSDRMLGVQIWLNMPAAQKMSAPRYCGILKEDIPVIEEQGQKVHIISGSYKGHQGAVEGEYVKPLYLDVEVDPGVSWSVDCDPSWTLFVYIMQGSAAFGADDEKLVSEKHLILFNEGNTFTVKAAEAGVRFLLLAGAPLKESIAWGGPIVMNTDEELQLAFRELDEGTFIKE; from the coding sequence ATGAAGAACCATATTCGTACAATCAAAAAGATTATTACAGGGCAAAAAGCAGTAGACGGTGCAGGGGTAAAATTAATACGTATTTTTGGTTATCATGAAACAAAAGAGTTTGATCCTTTTTTAATGATGGATGCGTTTGACTCAACTGATCCTAAGGATTATGTAAAAGGCTTTCCTTGGCATCCGCATCGGGGGATTGAAACAATAACTTATCTGGTTAAGGGAGATATTGAGCATGGAGATAGTCTTGGCAATAAGGGGAGTATTTTAGATGGTCAGTGTCAGTGGATGACATCAGGCTCGGGGATTATCCACCAGGAGATGCCACAGCCAAGTGATAGGATGCTGGGCGTTCAGATTTGGCTGAATATGCCGGCGGCGCAGAAGATGTCAGCACCACGGTACTGCGGTATATTAAAAGAAGATATTCCAGTTATAGAGGAACAAGGTCAGAAAGTTCATATTATTTCTGGCAGCTACAAGGGGCATCAAGGTGCAGTAGAAGGCGAGTATGTCAAGCCACTTTATCTGGATGTAGAAGTTGATCCGGGGGTTTCGTGGTCTGTGGATTGTGATCCTAGCTGGACTTTATTTGTGTATATTATGCAGGGGTCAGCGGCCTTTGGGGCTGATGATGAAAAGCTGGTATCAGAGAAACATTTGATTTTATTTAATGAAGGAAATACCTTTACGGTAAAAGCAGCTGAAGCAGGTGTAAGGTTTTTGCTTCTTGCAGGAGCGCCTCTTAAAGAGTCTATCGCATGGGGTGGGCCTATTGTGATGAATACGGATGAGGAGCTTCAGCTGGCTTTTAGGGAGCTTGATGAGGGGACGTTTATTAAGGAGTAG
- the cas8a1 gene encoding type I-B CRISPR-associated protein Cas8b1/Cst1, with translation MEKEKIKLTLGDWMWNAAVTGFINIVREENVTYSGNTVEVPISCFENFEEKYFMYFINTYERTLPWYRLVSYKNIIASYKENGYSTLNLKQLQAINNFIKDVAKKYLSSNSFKAAFELMGNKEGVEKLEKSLQKIKEPKDEATFTKTRDSIIEEVRGQFKILEEAIEHCSSTKGRRYIGAKNVIYNIIKNGWNGVCVLNPQTKIKDIYEDYKTYFVDVAREYIQNTNTKNKYNCFTCGAPIKDLKNDLSFMNQTGFDTARKPSHVWDFVNDIATCPICRLVYSCLPAGFVYIGGTGLYINANVDMKYNFKVNTHVKAEVLSQEIDSYSPKKIYAALINALKVQEVKKDKYELADVQLVRYENENYKFNLLPIATIELIRHFNKELVGDGDRKGLIGASYKEGKEIIGLHQQILNQIFNNQNLFLLINKLLHYKLSFPSNCFFHLGHIVDMLKINMQLIRNLGGMVGMDKERDYLKEAKGAGFGLRNAYIGKDPSTGKIPGISYRLLNALKTGNKNMFMDLVLNCYMYVGQAVPAIITEVLREDDELFSTIGYAFVACFIDGDKGNKGIEKNINNENRIINGGEGLVR, from the coding sequence ATGGAAAAAGAGAAGATAAAGCTTACATTAGGGGACTGGATGTGGAATGCTGCTGTAACTGGATTTATTAATATCGTAAGAGAAGAAAATGTTACTTATAGTGGAAATACTGTGGAAGTTCCTATAAGTTGCTTTGAGAATTTTGAAGAAAAATACTTTATGTATTTTATTAATACATATGAGAGAACATTGCCTTGGTATAGGCTTGTCAGCTATAAAAATATAATTGCTTCTTATAAAGAAAATGGATACAGTACTTTAAATCTCAAGCAATTGCAAGCTATTAACAATTTCATCAAGGATGTTGCAAAAAAATATCTTAGTAGCAATAGCTTTAAAGCAGCCTTTGAACTCATGGGAAACAAAGAAGGGGTGGAGAAGCTGGAAAAAAGCCTGCAGAAAATAAAAGAGCCTAAGGACGAAGCTACTTTTACTAAAACAAGAGATAGTATAATTGAAGAAGTTAGAGGGCAGTTTAAGATTCTGGAAGAGGCTATTGAACACTGTAGTAGCACAAAAGGCAGAAGGTATATAGGCGCCAAAAATGTTATCTATAATATAATCAAAAATGGGTGGAATGGTGTATGTGTTTTAAATCCTCAAACGAAGATTAAAGATATTTATGAAGACTATAAGACCTATTTTGTAGATGTTGCTCGTGAGTACATACAAAATACAAATACCAAAAACAAATACAATTGTTTTACCTGTGGGGCCCCTATAAAAGATTTAAAGAATGATCTAAGTTTTATGAATCAAACGGGATTTGATACAGCAAGAAAACCATCGCATGTCTGGGATTTTGTGAATGATATTGCAACATGCCCAATATGTAGATTAGTTTATTCTTGTCTTCCAGCCGGTTTTGTTTATATAGGAGGAACAGGTCTATATATTAATGCTAATGTGGATATGAAATATAACTTTAAAGTAAACACGCATGTAAAAGCAGAAGTTTTAAGCCAAGAGATAGATAGCTACTCACCTAAAAAGATATATGCGGCCTTGATAAATGCTTTAAAAGTACAAGAAGTTAAAAAGGATAAATATGAATTAGCAGATGTTCAGCTCGTTCGTTATGAAAATGAAAATTATAAGTTTAACTTACTGCCTATAGCAACAATAGAACTAATTCGTCATTTTAATAAGGAACTTGTAGGAGATGGTGACAGGAAAGGTTTGATAGGAGCAAGCTATAAGGAAGGAAAAGAGATTATTGGTCTTCATCAACAAATATTAAACCAAATCTTTAATAATCAAAATTTATTTTTACTAATTAATAAACTACTGCACTATAAACTTTCGTTTCCTAGCAATTGTTTTTTTCACTTGGGGCATATTGTAGATATGTTAAAGATTAATATGCAATTAATTCGAAATTTAGGAGGGATGGTAGGGATGGACAAAGAGCGAGATTACTTAAAAGAAGCCAAAGGAGCAGGATTTGGTCTGAGAAATGCTTATATAGGCAAAGATCCTAGTACAGGGAAAATTCCAGGTATTAGCTATCGCTTATTAAATGCACTTAAAACAGGGAATAAAAATATGTTTATGGACTTAGTGTTAAATTGCTATATGTATGTAGGACAAGCAGTACCAGCAATTATTACTGAAGTTTTAAGGGAAGATGATGAGCTATTTAGTACCATAGGCTATGCCTTTGTAGCATGTTTTATTGATGGAGATAAAGGTAATAAGGGGATTGAAAAAAATATTAATAATGAAAATAGAATAATAAATGGTGGAGAGGGGTTAGTAAGATGA
- the cas6 gene encoding CRISPR-associated endoribonuclease Cas6 codes for MRIHFTMELKNESIPIDYRRKFISYLKFCIEESNPKFYQELYGKGKNINKDFTMAAYFVPQTNFLKNSIVVKSKKVVLNLSTPDAYLGVQFYNALCSKKHTWYPFSKDNAIRLVEIHSEREKLITQRQAVFNTLSPIIIRDHDRDTGKDWFYTFEDEEAVSVLKRNLKGELTGKFDRDISQDIEQLEIEFLHMKKVVIKSYELKIPCSLGTFKMEGESYLLQYLYLRGVGGKRSLGFSYLELL; via the coding sequence GTGAGGATACATTTTACAATGGAACTAAAAAATGAAAGTATACCTATTGATTATCGTAGAAAGTTTATATCTTACTTGAAATTTTGTATAGAAGAAAGCAACCCAAAATTCTATCAAGAACTCTATGGTAAAGGCAAAAACATAAATAAAGACTTTACAATGGCAGCTTATTTTGTTCCACAAACTAATTTTTTAAAAAACTCTATAGTTGTAAAAAGTAAAAAAGTAGTATTAAATCTATCAACACCAGATGCCTATTTAGGTGTGCAGTTTTATAACGCATTATGTAGCAAAAAGCATACATGGTACCCTTTCTCAAAAGATAATGCTATAAGGCTAGTTGAAATACATAGTGAAAGAGAGAAATTAATTACACAAAGACAAGCTGTTTTTAATACACTATCTCCAATAATTATTAGAGATCATGATAGAGACACTGGAAAAGATTGGTTTTATACTTTTGAAGATGAAGAAGCTGTAAGTGTTTTAAAAAGAAATCTTAAAGGAGAGCTGACTGGAAAGTTTGATAGAGATATTAGCCAAGATATTGAACAGCTAGAAATTGAATTTTTACACATGAAAAAGGTAGTTATAAAAAGTTATGAATTAAAAATTCCTTGTTCTTTAGGAACTTTCAAGATGGAAGGGGAATCCTATTTGCTCCAATATCTTTATCTTAGGGGGGTAGGAGGCAAACGTTCCCTCGGCTTTTCATATCTAGAACTGTTATGA
- the cas5b gene encoding type I-B CRISPR-associated protein Cas5b — MKGIRLRISQEMVNYKKPTSFQLKETYPLPPYSTVIGMIHSMCRYTAYHPMQVSIQGKYFSKVNDLFTRYEFKNGMPYDDKRHQLKVNNFGISRGVATTELLVDVELMLHIVPEDQSLVDEIYNCLKTPFEYPSLGRREDLAVIQEVKVVEIKEEHIEKSEELSYGYGAYIPASYLNSDIEIDSIEGVAYPGSRYQLNKNYELTNYGSVKAPKIFRKWKTVEVFYAHKVTMKRKRSFYKDEENHFVFLA; from the coding sequence ATGAAGGGAATTAGGCTTAGGATTTCACAAGAAATGGTGAATTATAAGAAGCCTACTAGCTTTCAGCTAAAGGAAACTTATCCTTTACCACCCTATTCAACAGTTATTGGTATGATTCATAGTATGTGCAGATATACGGCCTATCATCCCATGCAGGTGAGTATACAGGGGAAATATTTCTCTAAGGTCAATGATCTTTTTACAAGATATGAATTCAAAAATGGGATGCCATATGACGACAAAAGACATCAACTAAAAGTAAATAACTTTGGTATTTCGAGAGGGGTTGCTACTACGGAGCTTTTAGTAGATGTAGAATTGATGTTGCATATTGTACCAGAAGATCAAAGCTTAGTTGATGAAATATACAATTGTTTAAAAACACCTTTTGAATACCCTTCGCTAGGAAGAAGAGAAGATTTAGCAGTTATTCAGGAAGTAAAGGTTGTTGAGATTAAAGAGGAGCATATTGAGAAAAGCGAAGAATTGTCTTATGGTTATGGAGCCTATATTCCTGCCTCATATTTAAATAGCGATATAGAAATTGATTCTATTGAAGGAGTAGCCTATCCAGGAAGCCGCTACCAGTTGAATAAAAATTATGAGTTAACCAACTATGGATCTGTTAAAGCACCTAAGATATTTAGGAAATGGAAGACTGTAGAAGTATTTTATGCTCATAAGGTTACGATGAAGCGTAAAAGATCTTTCTATAAAGATGAAGAAAATCATTTTGTTTTTTTAGCATGA
- the cas7i gene encoding type I-B CRISPR-associated protein Cas7/Cst2/DevR yields the protein MSELKSKGLTMTIVFQAESANYGESVGNVASLKKISRNKGEQYTYISRQAIRYNIAEQLGEILAPVAAEGSGDKSVIQFSEEATIDKYPEVDFFGYLKTEKGTGGKKRSAKVRLSHAISLETFKGDLDFLTNKGQADKMKSNMNIAQAEIHKSYYRYTIVADLDQIGSDEEYGIELEKSERARRVKKLLDTVALLYRDIRGRREDLKPLFVIGGVYDIKNPVFQNVVSVKNNCIMVNEINGVMYDGIKESTHTGIIDGRFDNTNEIKEVLQATTIPEFFTALKKEVDMYYEGN from the coding sequence ATGAGTGAATTAAAAAGCAAAGGATTAACAATGACTATTGTATTTCAGGCAGAAAGTGCAAACTATGGTGAAAGTGTAGGGAATGTAGCTTCTTTAAAGAAAATATCCAGAAATAAAGGAGAGCAATATACTTACATATCAAGACAGGCCATAAGATATAATATCGCCGAACAACTAGGCGAGATATTAGCTCCAGTTGCAGCAGAAGGAAGTGGAGATAAGTCGGTCATTCAGTTTAGTGAGGAAGCGACTATTGATAAATATCCTGAAGTAGACTTTTTTGGTTATTTAAAAACAGAAAAAGGGACAGGAGGCAAAAAAAGAAGTGCTAAAGTAAGATTATCTCATGCCATTTCCCTTGAAACTTTTAAAGGAGATTTAGATTTTCTGACCAATAAAGGACAAGCCGATAAAATGAAGAGCAACATGAATATTGCTCAAGCAGAAATCCACAAATCTTATTACCGATATACCATTGTAGCAGATCTTGATCAGATAGGTTCAGATGAGGAGTATGGCATAGAGCTTGAAAAATCTGAACGGGCAAGACGGGTAAAGAAGTTATTAGATACTGTTGCATTGTTATATAGAGATATTAGGGGTAGAAGAGAAGATTTAAAACCTCTATTTGTTATAGGTGGTGTTTACGATATTAAAAATCCAGTATTTCAAAATGTAGTCTCAGTAAAAAATAATTGTATTATGGTAAATGAAATCAATGGGGTGATGTATGATGGTATAAAAGAAAGTACTCATACAGGCATTATAGATGGACGATTTGATAATACAAATGAAATAAAGGAGGTATTGCAAGCCACAACAATACCTGAGTTTTTTACAGCTCTGAAAAAAGAGGTGGATATGTACTATGAAGGGAATTAG
- a CDS encoding helix-turn-helix transcriptional regulator: MKKLRVLVVWEILRRKTDSTRQLTINEINNILQNEYNIYCDRNTLKRDIAVLEEAGVKIEELRCAHNTSCYYVRRTFKASEIRILLDSLGANKFVNDQIKHILTDKLGRLISERQRLSITSFVRIDPIVPKEIDMLTNLEKLHQAISQYKEVSFQYGRYDITKKIQFTRSSKQVIPKAIYFHNDRYYLIAYKEEALRHYRVDRMISVMLLQEHCYREIIDLKGYALRHFDMFSADEISLIKVRAKKQLMDSVIEKFGSEVSIRKDDLDHDKFIFHAYVGIGKGLVRWVLKQGKDMEVLEPSQLRECIKEEIVKMTKMYLSS; encoded by the coding sequence ATGAAAAAATTAAGGGTTTTAGTAGTTTGGGAAATTTTAAGGCGAAAGACTGACAGTACTCGTCAACTGACTATTAATGAGATAAACAATATATTACAAAACGAGTACAATATCTATTGCGATAGAAATACATTAAAAAGAGATATAGCAGTATTAGAAGAAGCGGGGGTCAAAATCGAAGAATTACGTTGTGCCCATAATACATCATGCTATTATGTGAGAAGAACTTTTAAGGCTTCTGAAATCAGAATACTGCTGGATTCTTTGGGAGCTAATAAGTTTGTAAATGATCAGATAAAACATATACTTACAGATAAATTAGGAAGACTTATCTCAGAAAGGCAGCGTCTTAGCATTACAAGTTTTGTGAGAATAGATCCTATTGTTCCCAAAGAAATTGATATGCTTACAAATTTAGAAAAGCTTCATCAGGCGATCAGTCAATATAAAGAAGTAAGTTTTCAATATGGCAGATACGATATTACTAAAAAGATTCAATTTACAAGGAGCTCCAAGCAAGTTATTCCGAAAGCCATCTATTTTCATAATGATAGATATTACCTTATTGCATATAAGGAAGAAGCCCTACGGCATTATCGTGTAGACAGAATGATATCTGTTATGCTGCTTCAAGAACACTGTTATAGAGAAATAATAGATTTAAAAGGCTATGCTTTAAGACACTTTGATATGTTCAGCGCAGATGAGATCAGTTTAATAAAAGTAAGAGCAAAAAAGCAATTGATGGATTCAGTGATTGAAAAATTTGGATCAGAAGTATCCATAAGAAAAGATGATTTAGATCATGATAAATTTATTTTTCATGCCTATGTGGGAATAGGTAAAGGTCTGGTAAGATGGGTTTTAAAGCAAGGTAAAGATATGGAAGTTCTCGAGCCGTCCCAATTACGAGAATGTATAAAAGAAGAAATAGTGAAAATGACAAAAATGTATTTATCCAGCTAA